From the genome of Mucilaginibacter paludis DSM 18603:
GAACTTTGATGCCGTGTAATTCTCCATCTTGTAATCGTACCTGTCCAGGTGGTCGGGCGTAATGTTTAGCAGTACTGCTATATCGGCCTTAAACTTGTACATATTATCCAGCATAAAGCTGCTGATCTCGAGCACGTAGTAATCAAATTGTTCGGTTGCCACCTGGTAAGCAAAGCTTTTGCCTATATTACCCGCCAATCCCACGTTTAAACCTGCATTTTTTAAGATGTGGTAGGTTAGGCTGGTGGTTGTGGTTTTACCGTTTGACCCTGTAATACATATCATTTTGGCATCGGTATACCTTCCCGCAAACTCAATTTCAGATATCAGCGCAATTCCTTTCTCCTTAATCTTTTTAATGATAGGAGCCTTATCAGGAATACCGGGGCTTTTCACAATCTCAGAAGCGCTCAAAATTTCGGCTTCGGTATGTTGCTTCTCTTCAAAGCGGATACCCCAATTGCTTAACTGCGTTTTATATTTATCGGATATGGCACCAAAATCAGAAACAAATACATCATACCCTTGCTGTTTGGCCAGGTAAGCTGCACCGGTACCGCTTTCGCCAGCACCAAGCACAACAAGAAGCCCCCCAGCCCCCTGAAGGGGGAGTTTTTGATTAGCTATGTTGTTTGGTGTTTCCACTTATTTCTTTTTGTTTTTTATATTGTGCTTTATTCCTCCCCCTTTAGGGGGTCGGGGGGCTCCTTACCTCAATTTTAATGTCAGTACCGTTATCACCGCCAACGCTATCCCAATGATCCAGAAACGGGTTACGATTTTCGCCTCGTGGAAACCCTTTTTCTGGAAGTGGTGATGCAGCGGCGCCATTAAAAAGATTCGCTTACCTTCGCCACGCCTTTTTTTGGTATATTTAAAATAAGATACCTGCATAATCACCGATAAATTTTCGATCACAAAAATTCCGCAGAGTAAGGGCAGCATCAACTCTTTGCGGATCATGATGGCAAAAACTGCGATGATACCCCCAATGGCCAAACTGCCGGTATCGCCCATAAAAACTTGCGCCGGGTACGAGTTGTACCATAAAAAGCCCACGCAAGCACCAACAAAGGCCCCGGCAAAAACTACCAGTTCGCCTGAGTTGGGAATATACATGATATTGAGGTAATCGGCTATAACGGTATTACCGGATACGTAAGCTAATATGGCCAGTGTAACACCTATAATTGCGGATGTGCCCGTAGCCAAGCCATCAATGCCATCGGTTATGTTAGCCCCGTTGGAGATAAACACAATAATCAGGATGCTAACAAGCATAAATACCAGCAATGTATAATGCTCATAATTAGGCCCAAATATTTTAAGTCCTTTACTGTAATCAAATTCATTGTTTTTCCAGAAAGGCATGGTCGATTTGGTCGACTTGATATCCTGGGTATAAACCGCATGGTTGCCGCGCATGTGGAACTCAACCGGTACATCGTACTTAACGGGCAACTTAACTTCCTGGCGGATGACGATATTTGAATTGAAATACATGGTCCACCCTACAATAAGCGCCAAGCCTACCTGGCCAATAATTTTAAACCGACCGGCCAGCCCTTCTTTATTCTTTTTAAATACTTTAATATAATCATCCAGAAAACCGATGGCGCCTAACCAGACTGTACTTACCAGCATCAGGATAACATATACGTTTTCTAATTTGGCAAACAACAGGGTGGGCACCAGTATACCCAGCAAAATAATTAAGCCACCCATGGTTGGCGTACCTTGCTTCTGCATCTGGCCTTCTAAACCCAGGTTCCGTACAGTTTCGCCAACTTGTTTAAGGCGCAAATAGTCAATCAGTCTCCTGCCGTAAACGGTGGTAATGATCAATGAGGTAATCACAGCCATCGCCATCCGGAAGGTGATGTACTGGAACACACCTATCCCCGGGATGCTAAAATTGTGGTCGAGGTAATTGAATAAATAATATAACATCTTTTAAATGTGCAAATGTGCGTATGTGTATATGTGCGAATGAGCAGGTGTGCAAAGGTGCAAATGAGCAGGTGTGCAAATGTGCAAATGGTTTGCAGGCTTGCCAATTTGATTTATATATGTATAAATTTCTTTAATCATTGACTTTACTTTTTTGATGTTGAAATGATTTTTCCTAATACCTTTTTGATGTTTTCCACTTCTATAAGTAACTTTTCGTCAAAGGGATAATTTTGTGAAAACTGACATAACAATAACCAATACTCTGATTCCTCTGCTTCTTTATAAGCTACTTTACATTTGTGTACAAAATCACTCTTACTTTCTGCTCCCTGAGCCTCTCTCACATTAGCACCTATTGACGTACCACACCTAAATAATTGATTGGCCATATTGAATTTCCTTCTCGATTCAAGTTCTTCGGTAAATTCAATAATGCTTAAAGCGAACCGAAAGGTTAACTCGACAATCACATTTGGTTTATTAGTGGCCATCATTGCTGCTCCAATTAATACTTTATTTCTTTTCTCCGTTTTAAACCCACATTAAAATCATTCCCCCTATTTGCACATCTGCATATTTTCTCATCCGCACATTAAAATCATTCCCCCTATTTGCCCATCTGCATATTTCCTCATCCGCACATTAAAATCATTCCCTCCATTTGCACATCTGCACATTTACTCATCCGCACATTAAAAAACAAATGCCTTTATCAGCTCTTCCTTGTCATCAAAATGACTGCGTACGCCTTTTACCTCCTGGTATTTTTCGTGCCCTTTGCCTGCCAGCAAAATAATATCTCCGGGGGAGGCCAAATGGCAGGCGGTTTTAATGGCCTCATGCCTGTCGGTTATGCTGATAGTTTTCTTTTTGCCTTCGGCATCCACACCGGCCTCCATATCCCTGATGATCTGTTCCGGTACTTCCGAGCGTGGGTTATCAGATGTAAGGATAACTTTATCGCTCCATTGGCAGGCTACCTTAGCCATTATAGGGCGTTTGGTTTTATCCCTGTCGCCGCCGCATCCAATAATGGTTATTACCTTTTCGGTTCCTTTGCGGATATCGTGAATGGTGCTCAACACGTTCTGCACGGCATCGGGCGTGTGGGCATAGTCCACAATGCCGATCACCTTATTTGGCGATATGATGTAGTCGAACCTGCCTTCGGCACCTTTCAATTTGCTCAGGGAGGTAAGCACTTTAGTTTTATCTTGCCCAAGCAACCTTGCTGCACCATAAACTGCCAGCAAATTATAAGCGTTAAAACTGCCTACCATTTTAAACCAAACCTCCTCGTTATCAATATCGAGCAGCAAGCCGCCAAACTGGTTTTCGAGTATCTTAGCTTTATAATCGGCCAGGCTTTTTAAGGCATACGTTTTTCTTTGCGCCCTGGTATTTTGCAACATAATATTGCCGTTCCTGTCGTCAATATTGGTTAAAGCAAAAGCACTTTTGGGCAGGGCATCAAAAAAAGCTTTCTTAGCTTTTAAATAATTATCGAAAGTTTTATGATAGTCCAGGTGATCATGCGTTAAGTTGGTGAAAATTCCGCCCGAAAACTGTAGGCCCTCAATGCGGTGCTGCGCTACCGCGTGCGAGCTTACTTCCATAAAGCAATAATCACAGCCCTGGTTAACCATATCATTGAGCAGGCTATTCAACACCACCTGGTCGGGCGTGGTATGCGTTGCAGGTATTACCTTTCCGTTGATCTGATTCTCTACGGTCGACAACAGGCCACATTTATAGCCCAGATCATGAA
Proteins encoded in this window:
- the mraY gene encoding phospho-N-acetylmuramoyl-pentapeptide-transferase is translated as MLYYLFNYLDHNFSIPGIGVFQYITFRMAMAVITSLIITTVYGRRLIDYLRLKQVGETVRNLGLEGQMQKQGTPTMGGLIILLGILVPTLLFAKLENVYVILMLVSTVWLGAIGFLDDYIKVFKKNKEGLAGRFKIIGQVGLALIVGWTMYFNSNIVIRQEVKLPVKYDVPVEFHMRGNHAVYTQDIKSTKSTMPFWKNNEFDYSKGLKIFGPNYEHYTLLVFMLVSILIIVFISNGANITDGIDGLATGTSAIIGVTLAILAYVSGNTVIADYLNIMYIPNSGELVVFAGAFVGACVGFLWYNSYPAQVFMGDTGSLAIGGIIAVFAIMIRKELMLPLLCGIFVIENLSVIMQVSYFKYTKKRRGEGKRIFLMAPLHHHFQKKGFHEAKIVTRFWIIGIALAVITVLTLKLR
- a CDS encoding four helix bundle protein encodes the protein MMATNKPNVIVELTFRFALSIIEFTEELESRRKFNMANQLFRCGTSIGANVREAQGAESKSDFVHKCKVAYKEAEESEYWLLLCQFSQNYPFDEKLLIEVENIKKVLGKIISTSKK
- a CDS encoding UDP-N-acetylmuramoyl-L-alanyl-D-glutamate--2,6-diaminopimelate ligase, whose translation is MRYLSEILNGIPATELQGADDMQISSIVFDSRKVVPGSLFVAVRGTLVDGHNYIEQAIKDGAVAIVCEDLPAHTIGEVAFMMVADSAVALGQIAANFYDHPSDKLKLVGVTGTNGKTTVATLLYQLFHDLGYKCGLLSTVENQINGKVIPATHTTPDQVVLNSLLNDMVNQGCDYCFMEVSSHAVAQHRIEGLQFSGGIFTNLTHDHLDYHKTFDNYLKAKKAFFDALPKSAFALTNIDDRNGNIMLQNTRAQRKTYALKSLADYKAKILENQFGGLLLDIDNEEVWFKMVGSFNAYNLLAVYGAARLLGQDKTKVLTSLSKLKGAEGRFDYIISPNKVIGIVDYAHTPDAVQNVLSTIHDIRKGTEKVITIIGCGGDRDKTKRPIMAKVACQWSDKVILTSDNPRSEVPEQIIRDMEAGVDAEGKKKTISITDRHEAIKTACHLASPGDIILLAGKGHEKYQEVKGVRSHFDDKEELIKAFVF